A stretch of Chanodichthys erythropterus isolate Z2021 chromosome 20, ASM2448905v1, whole genome shotgun sequence DNA encodes these proteins:
- the cbln4 gene encoding cerebellin-4, whose product MVTIKPFNKAFFDCVALLFCLAVMFEFALAQNDTEPIVLEGKCLVVCDSNPADWKSSSSPLGISVRAANSKVAFSAVRSNNHEPSEMSNKTRIIYFDQVLVNIGNYFTLESVFLCPRKGVYSFNFHVIKVYQSQTIQVNLMLNGKPVISAFAGDKDVTREAATNGVLLHLNKEDKVYLKLEKGNLVGGWQYSTFSGFLVFPL is encoded by the exons ATGGTGACCATAAAGCCCTTTAATAAGGCGTTTTTCGACTGCGTGGCTCTTTTGTTCTGCCTGGCCGTCATGTTTGAGTTCGCTTTGGCTCAAAATGACACGGAACCCATCGTCCTGGAGGGCAAATGTCTGGTGGTTTGTGACTCGAACCCCGCCGACTGGAAGAGCTCGTCCTCGCCGCTCGGCATCTCCGTGCGCGCCGCCAACTCCAAAGTGGCTTTCTCTGCGGTGAGAAGCAACAACCACGAGCCCTCTGAGATGAGCAATAAAACGAGAATCATATATTTTGACCAG GTTCTTGTCAACATAGGAAATTATTTCACGCTGGAATCCGTCTTTCTTTGTCCCCGGAAAGGAGTCTACAGTTTTAACTTCCACGTTATCAAAGTGTACCAGAGCCAGACTATACAA GTGAATTTAATGCTGAATGGAAAACCAGTCATCTCTGCCTTCGCAGGTGACAAAGATGTCACACGTGAGGCTGCCACCAATGGAGTCCTCCTTCACCTCAACAAAGAAGACAAGGTTTATCTGAAACTGGAGAAGGGGAATCTGGTAGGAGGATGGCAGTACTCCACCTTTTCTGGCTTTCTTGTTTTTCCTCTGTAA